AGAAGCCAAGAGTGGAGATGGGAGCAACAACGAAATCCTGCAAATAGTAGAGCACTCCCCAATGACCATCTCCTTCACTCCTAAAGACGCTAATGGGATTCAGATGCCCCACGACGACGCTCTAGTCATCGAGGTCGTCATTCACAACTTCAGAGCCCATAAGATCCTAGTAGAcgatgggagtaaggtgaacCTGCTTCCCTATAGGGTCTTTCAACAGATGATAATaccagaggaacagctggtaAGGGATCAGGCCCCGGTTAAGGGAATAAGAGGAACCCCAACGGCAGTGGAAGAGAAGGTGAAGGTGGCCCTAACATTGGGAGAACCACCCTTGTCTCGTACTCACTATGCAATTTTTCTAGTAGTGAAGCTCCCCCAAAGCTACAGTGTAATTCTAGGAAGACCGGTGCAGTATGATTTTAAAGTAGTAACCAGCATCTGGTACCTGACCATGAAGTTTTCAATCGAGGCTAGGGTAGGAGTTGTCAGGGGACGACAGGAGGAAGCTCGAGTGGTGTATGTAGCTACGGTGGCAGAACCAAACACAACAACTGAGGAGGTGAACCCGGAGGTTATGAAAGTCCGGGATGAAAAGAAGGAAGCCAGTACGGAGCCCGTTGATGAGTTGGAGACATTTCCACTATCAGAAGAAGAAGCCAATAAAGTCTTCAGCCTCAACACGAGCTTGGATGAAAGCCAAAAAAGATAGGCTAGAAGatgaaaagtcttattgaaatttgttaaagattgaaaagtgagtttctaatagccaagggagactatttataatagaaacaaaactctaatatgcaaaattatgaaaatacacGAAATAtcctaaaatataataaaaatatcctAATAAAATATCCACCGTAACTTACAAATTCTGCAAATCGGACAGCATCTTCTAGAAAATGTACAAGTTTTCCTTAGTGGTCTTTCCTTCATCCATCTTGAAGCCTAAAACCCTCTACATCAGGTACATTTTGTTAGGTAAAGATTATTCCAGGTAGAGTTTCTCCAAAAGTCTCCAGattccaaaagcctccaaattCCAAAAGCAGTCTTCTCATGGATCACTTTTCTAAGAAACTGATCCGAGAGACACAGAACTATCAAGTTCCTAGCATTTCTACTCATTTCTCTTCTTGACCATTTGACCGGCTGCTCAATCTCTTTCCCTTTTGGTCTTGCTTCTTGATCTAAGGTGAGGATTGAAGCAACTCCAAAAGATTGAGGTTTTAGGAGttgaagaaataattttttttctggaCTGGAGTTCTGGGTTCCTttgtttcattttcttcctcAAGATTCCATATTTCTGGATCATTATTGAGAGCATCTTGCAATCCTATGATTTCGAGACTTATCttgatcttttcttttcaaagcaTGAAATCTTCTCTCCCATCAAACTTCTCATCATAAAGTTTCCATCGTCAACGCCATTCTTTTCTCAACCAGACTTCAAGAAAACTGAACGGCAATGAACCTCCCTGTTCATGGCCGAGGCTCTAATACCACTTGTTgtcgctctgataccacttcTAATTACTCAATACTCAAATACCGAACAAAAATGCAGAAGCGATCTCCGGTGAGCGATAtaacaaaaataagaaaaaaataaagaaaagaaagatcgaaagaaagaatagagaagaagaagacacAGAGAGATTTAGGAGTTCGGATCGATTTTTAAAGATCGTCCTACGTCTCGGAAGAAGGAATTCTTTATTCATGATGAGTTAGAGAGAAGATAACAACCACACATGAGTACAAGCTCGATTACAAATCAACAAATGGCCGAGAAACAACAATCTTTGTACTTTTTACTTCGCACACTTTTTTACACCCAAAATAGAGGAACATTTGTTCCTTAAATAATAAACTCAATGACCTTGGCCCTCCCATATAAAAGACTAAAAAGCCCCTCAGTTCTTTAAATAAAGTTGGGTAAACAAAACAATGTTGTACCTCTTAATCCTCTCAGATGTTCCGAGCACTTTAAAGAATTCTTGCATTTTGAGTTTCTGGGCACTCCAGCCCTTCTTTTATCAAGCCTTCCTTACTCAGCCTTACTTCCATCAAATAGGTCGGCCCTTTCTTCTGGCAAGTCGTCTATTGGTCGTCTGATCTCTCTCTCTGTTTTTGTCCAGAAGTTCCTAACTCTTTTGAAGAATTCGAGCATCAATCCTTCAacgtattatttatttataaaattagataaatacAAACAGCTTCTCAAACAGATGTAGGATCTACttctaaagagaaaaaaaaagatacacAAACAACTTATCAAATGAacgtataaaaattaaacagatACAAACAACTTCTCAAATATATGTGTGatcaatttgtaaaattaaatagacacGAATAATTTCTCAAACGAACATGTaatctatttgtaaaattaaaggGATATAAACAACGTCTCAAACAGACCtgtaatctatttataaaattaaatagatgcaAACAACTTCtcaaatagaaataaattttgtttttaaaagaaaaaaatatacaaacaacttttaaattgaatatataatttatatgtgaaattaaataaatacaaaccGCTTCTCAAATAGATATATTTATACAAATAATTTTACAAACGGAttctttcaaatggatgtggaatccatttgtaaaaaaaaatatttgctgCGCGTATCTCTAAAGTTATAATAGTTACAAAAGAATCTATATCCATttgaaaattctatttttattccATTAAATTCTTATAGTGGCAGTGATGGATCACAAGCAACTTAATTCATTACACAACCTTTTTAACTTGGTTAAATACTTCATCAGAGATATATTTCCTTCGGTAAAAAAaggaaattcttttttttatgtTGTAAAGCAAGGGCCCATTATGCTCTGGCTCGTTCGAAAGATCTTGAGATGACAAAGTATATATATGAAGAATTCAGAAGTTGTTTCGAAATTGAATTCAGTATCTATGATATTACTATGCAATCTCGATTGCAATCTCATCTGGTTTTTCTACTTTCCTGGTTATAAATCCAAATTACTCTTTGGCATATACAACAATTATCATGGAACGGCAACATGATATTACTATGCATTTCTCATGTTTTCAAACTCATAATTACGTCCATCTTAATTTTCATCTTTGTAACTTACTATTTTCTacaaaggaaagagaaaatcaaatcgaattgaattaatttattttgtttcagtttaatatctatttaagttttatcttgagtttttttttctgtGAATATATTTTgaacttattaatttaaatttaatttattttattatttttaacactAATTTTAGCcgtaaaaataattaacaaaaaaaattagataacaTTATATTGATTATATTCTCAAAAAATGAACCGAATATATTTACTaagaaaaatgaattaaaattctTCAGGATAGAACGAAGCCTCTTTGGTTTCTAAAACCAATCCATTATAGAGACGCATCATCACTACTAAAAACACTATAAACATTAAAGATAGCAACATCTTGCTATCAAATTCAACTTCCAAAGCCAAACAGACAAAAATcccttctctctctttcttcctttctttctttctcttcccTTTCTAATCTTTACACAGGCAAAATGAATCCAATGGACCAGGAAGTATTTATTGCCATATGTTGGCTAGGAGCCTATACTTATACGGAATGCAAGGAGTGGAGTATCCGCCTCCTccttgtttttttaaaaaaaataaataaatcacactttaatttataaattttaacgtAATTAAATAGATCGAACcttctaatttaaaataaatatttaaatatttaaatatttactttGACCAACaagctaataattttttattcacattttttaaatattaatattatatgagATGTAAATGTCTATTTTATCTGTATGATTATAATATCTTAAGATTGAAGATAAATTtaccatttaaaaatttatatttaaaaaagttttaaatactttaatcattcaattattatttattaatatattgcaatcatgtgagaaaaaaaaaatcatactcaaaattacaataaaaatgaAAGACCGCATAGAGCCTAGGATTTCATTTCAAGTTATTGGCAAgaacctactctggatgcaaaGCTGAGATGCAAGAAAATATTAGGGTTTTTAAAAAGTTCAAAAAAGATTAAATGGCAACTGATAACTGGTTTTATATTTATAGGACTAAAatgtattaataaataataattaagagataaaataataaaaatttattgaatatgAATACTATGAATTATAAATTCATGTCCATTTTAACATTTTGCAATTATATGAGTGCAAAACaagtatttttatttcatataataacaattttttaaaaaaagagtaAGTAGAAGGACtgcttattaaataaaataaatatataagaaaataatcAACTTTATTAAGGGGTAAAGtgtgatttaaaattttgtaataaaTTGCAGAGTAGTATTCCAACATTTAGCAAAACTACAacttgttattttttaataataaataacttattccataaatttcattttgttaacaaatttttctaataaattcaTTGGTAATCaatcataaattataaaaaaataactcaaattgaaagattaaattattaagtattaaaatataaaatgtaaaTTATAAGATACCGGctgttattattaaaaatattttaaatcaattcactTAAATTTCATacacaataaatataattctttCAAAGTCATTTAAAATTAGTATATCCAAAtccaaatataatttatattattaaaattttaatttatttcaaattcaattaaaaattaatataaactatttaaatttaattatttttatataataaaatttaaactcatttaatttcatatattttaattaacaatttatataaaatatatcttaattaataattttcatttaaaaatttaatatttaaaatttaatttttaaatgaaaatatataaaaaaattataaatattattgtaaaatatatttttttatattaaattaatcatttatATAAACCGATTTAGATAATGAATGGTTGATCCATAAAATTTCAATTCGATCAAAATCATGACggctattaattttaaatttaaatatctctTAACTTTAATTACAATTATTTAAATTCGTGCTATTAAAGTATTATTAGATTAAATACCTGAAAATATTCAATCCAATTGGTTTTAAgagttaatttataaaaataaataataataataataataataataaaaaagagaacGCTATTCTTTATTGTGAGACATAGGATTTAGactttaaataatgaaaataaaagcgTAAAAAGTTTTAGAATAATTTACTAAAAATGCAccttatgttttatgcttttagaaattttagttaaattctCTTAAATATTCTTTgcgttagaaaataaaaaaattactatattaatttttataatataaaaaaattcattagtttatataaaaaaaaatttaaaaattttaaaaattttaaaaaatctattaattaatctttctaTTAAATGGtagagaatattaaaaatattttaatatatttttttaattaaattaacattttctaatatcataaaaatcatattaataaattattatatagttaaaattaataaagaaattaattaataaattttttaaatatcataaaattttaatatatattttaaaattgagaaacaaCTTCATAAATTTGTACATATAAAAGAAagtaaacaataattttttttttttctcaaaaaaatcATCTACCCATCCAATAGTAGAGTATATatattctaataaaaaaataaaaggtaatTACTTAATATTGAATATTAACCTATACTAAAGCTAACTATACTATGGGGATTGCGGACTGAGCATAGAacactttccttttttttttctcggcAACTGGCTGGgggaaaattttatttctatgaaCCCTAAAGCAGATACAGATTGTCCCATGAAAAATCTAATGAGCCTCCCAAAAGATGCCGATACTAATCTGTATCTTCCAAACGAACCCATCTCAGTTTTGCCTATTATTCATTCAACTTTTTGATCAAGAGATTGACTCCATGTTGTGGCTCAATGACCAGCCTAAGAGTAGGGGAGTGGATGTATTTGGGAGAGATGGAGAAACAGAAGTTAGACAATACAAGACCTATAACTATCTTGAGTTCAACCATGGCTAAGTTCTGTCCAAGGCATACTCTAGGCCCAACACCAAATGGCATGTACAAGAAAGGATACTTGCAAGCACCTGATATGCCATTTGCAAACCTTTCTGGGTTGAACTTGTAAGAATCTGAACCCCATATTTCAGGATCTGTATGTAATGGCAAAACCATTGTCCATATGTTAACTTCCCTTGGTACCTTAATGTTGCCAAATTTCATGTCCTTGAAGGCCTCCCTTGAAATCACAGGCACTGGTGGATAAAGTCTCAGTGCTTCATGAATCACCATGTTAAGCTGCAAGGAATTAAAACAATTGCTTTTAGCCTCTTTTCTCATGTTACTAGCTTACAGATCTTGCAGATTCCTTCTGGGTTTTGAAGTTTAACTGTTCAAAGTTATTCATAATGCATAAGAAGAACAAGTTGTAATAAATTCTCATACCAGTTTCATCTTGCGAACCATATCAGAATCTGGCATTCCACCTCCACAAATTTCAAGAACCTCTGCTCGGACACGGTCTTGCCATTCCGGATTTGAGGCCAGAAGCATGAGGCACCATGTTGCAGAAACTGCAGTAGTTTCATAACCAGCCAAGTATATGTTCTTAGAATTATCAACCATGAATCTGTCCATGGCTTCGCGGCTTAGGTTGCTGTTTTTGGCACCCTCAAGAATCATTTGCAGCAAGTCCTTCTCATATGTACCTTCTTGTCTTTCCTTTACTACCTCCAGAATCAAATTGCGGATTTCTTTCTCCAATGCCCATGCTTCTCTGTTGCTTTTTGTGGGAAGATATCTGAGGCAAGTTGGCAAGTTCAATCTCTAtcagttaaaatatttaaaaaggtCCATCAGTTTTTCACATAACGAAGAAGCTGACCTCATTCCAGGAATCCCAGTGGCTAGACTTTTCTTGGACATAGCCTCCTGGAGATGTCTTAATTTCAGGAAAATTTTTTCTCCCCTGGAATAATTGCTTCCAAAACAGGCTCTGGAGATAACATCTGCAGAGAAACTTCTCATGCCCTCATCAATTTTTATATCTGCAACTCCACCGTCTTTCTCAATCACACGCTTCCATGAATTTATCAATATAAGGGTAGACTCAGTTATCAGGTTCACCATTCCCTGCAAAAAGTTTCATTTCAAATCAAGATTCAGCACCAGAATTCTCGACCACAGCAAAAAAATAGACAAAATCAAATGGTTGGTTCTATTCATCATACCTTAACCTTTTCCATGTACAATTCAGGCGCTAGGATCTTCCTCTGATGAGACCAAAAAGCCCCATTTGATGTCAGAATCCCTTGACCAAGCAAAGGACCACGATCTTTTTGTTGATATGAAGGTTTCCCCAAGTCCAAGGATACACATGTTGTGATCTCTTTCACCACATCAGGTTGATTCAAATTCAGTATCTGTGTGTTCCCCAGCGAAAACACAAACACTTTCCCTGAAAATTAAATGATGAGGGCAAGTtgattaaatgatttaaataacaAACACGCAGATCGCAGAGATGCAAGCGATCTGAATGATAATGAGAATACCGTATTCCTTTCTCCAAAGCTCAAAGAAAGGAAAGATAAGAGCTGCACAGTTATGAAGGAGAGGTGAATCATTGGCAGAAGTAGCTTTCACAACGGAGGATTGAGCCTTCTTGATATCTGTTATATTTCCGAGAAGAAAAGTTGGCGCTGGTCCATTGATGCCCTGCTTCTTCAGGATGGAACGAAGCCTCTTTGGTTTCAACACCAAAACATTATAGAGACGAATCACCACTCCAAAAAACACTATAAACACAAAAGATAGCAACATCTTGCTATCAAATTCAACTTCCATGGCCAAACAAACAAAAAtcattctctctctttctttctttctcttttcctttctAATCTTTGCACAGGCAAAATGAAGACCTGGAAGTATTTGTTGCGATATGGGGCCAGGAGCCTATACTTATACGGAAGGCAAGGAGTGGACtatccttcttcttttttaataaaatatacgtTGATCTATGAGTTTAAAGGCTGTTAAAGAGCTCAGAAGAAGGTGAAATGGCAGCTGATTACTGGTTTTACATTTCCAGAActgaaatatattaatatcaataaatactaattaaatgataaaaatttgTTGAATGTGAACgtttaaatctaaatttattttcattttaagatCTCATAAttacaatttagttttttaataataaatagtttattctatgaatttttattttgttaataaaatttttttatcaattggctataaattagagaaaataatttaaattgaaataactaacttattacaaatattaattataaatctctgtaaatttataaataaatatatcggttgttactattaaatatattttaaatcaattcaccACAATTTGGTGTGAAACATATACAATTCTTTTCAAAGTCatgaatcaatttataaaaataaaaataaaaataaaataaaaaaagaaagaaaaggctaagaaaaagagagaaatgcAGTAAGTTATTGGTGTGACATAGGTtcttaggggtgagcagtattcggttcaaatcgaaaaaatcgatcgaatcgaatcgatttaaaaatttggttcggttttttatatatttcggtttggttcggtttttaatttcaaaatttttggttattttggttcggttcagttttgattagaaaaaaaccgaaaaaaccgaaccgaaccgattagtgataataatatgttttttcaataatatagagaaattaaatcatactaaaattaaaatattttaattaaattttaaaatattaaaaataaagtgtaaaaaataaaaaaattattaaaaatcgaaaccgaaccgaatcgaatcgaatcagaccggttcggttcgattcgatttctgaccaaaatcggttcggttcggttttcataaacactaaaatttcagttttcagtttatttgattcggttcggttttgaaccgaaccgaccgaatgctcacccctattcTAGACCTTAAATAGCCACAATAAATACCTAAAagaaattttagaataatttactaaaaacgcttatgcttttaaaaatactaattagTCTTATAAATATCCTttcagttaaaaaataaaaaattattttttaatctcatgtgaaaactcattaatttcatttttaattttaaaaaatatatttaaaagtttttaaaaatttaaaaatttgactatttaatatctttattaattttggctaaagtattaaataaaaatctaaaatatcttaaataataaaattaatatcttaaataataaaataattaattaataaatttttaaaaaattttagtgatattttaatatattttttaatatcaaatgACTAACTATTAATGAAGTTTTTCATGtggttatattataatttttgtttattttttttagattcaaaattattttttatttttattttttatattatgattaatatataaatcGATTATTAACcatgtttaattttatattattttcaagataattttttattaattattattttttaaatatatatttaaaatattttttaatatttaataaaatttaatgtatttaaaatgaatataattaaaaagttaataaaaaattatttttttaatatgtgtgagcaaaataaataaaaattatgagatggaaaaaacaaatatttaataattacaattaaaaaaaataaattaattttaaatattatgatatttttaatgtatttttaaaaattcagaaaattgaTCCGCGCGTGGTGGGTGATTACATAAATATTTCATTGTTTATAATGGAGtggaaatgaaaaataaataattgataaaagtcaaattttcatatatatatatattgatttttaagtaaattattatttagtctctattatttattaaaactaatatatatttaataaaactagtaatttttttataatttaaaaaataatttattaattaatcactcttataaaaaaatagttaaattatcattgttatattatttttaagagcTAATTTATTGtttgtatttaatttataattaaggaACTAAATTAATGGAATGTGTGAAATTTATAGATATTATATTAAAGGATGAAATAAACAAATATTGTAATATAtagactaatttattaattttttaaattataaggaaATAAATTactagttttaaaaaaaatacaaagactaatttatataatttattaaattatgagTACTAAATTATAGGTTGTCtttaatgatttttatgagAAAGTGGATATAAATCTACAAGGTTTATAACATGATTATACcttttcctttgttttttttgttttttttttttttttaacaaatgcaAATGTGGATTGGTTTTAAGCAAGGCCAAGAAAACATAACCTCAGTGTATACCGGTCCAAGAAAAGCCAACCACTATGTAACCATCTGGAAACTTAGTAGCACTACGCATCGCCATGTGCACCAACAAGCCAAAAATGGAACGCAGCAGCAATAAAGTGATGCGGTAACTACACACACCAAATATGCATAAACCACAAAGCAAAAGTAAGGGAGGCTCAAACAAAATCAAACCCAGAAAAATTGCAGATGTAAGaccaaatcaaaatcaaatgcgAAAAAACTAGTCAATTTAAGACGTTACACCTTCAAAGCAGTCGGTCAGGTGTACATGCAAAAATACCTTCTAAATTACAGAAAAGCAAAATCGCCAACAAACAATAACAGTTACCTAAAAACCAAAAAACCCTCAATTGAAGGAGGGGTTGCACTACTGGAAATATAGaacaaatgaaattaaaatcaaaatgtcAGCGTTTCCCACCGGAAAAGCAAGGGAAGCCGATCAAATTCAATAAACTTTCTATTTTTCACTTTCtaaaatagaaatatttttttaagcttGAGTACAAACTCTTATTATATCCTGTTATGCGTcacattaatattttatttgatttattaaataaaaattgaaaaataaatataataaataaaaggggtctaattttcattatttgattattgtatgtgaaaaacaatggacataaaataaataaatttataatatttatactattgCGCCTGTAGATGATTGGTGATTACTTAAATATAGTTTTTCTCCGTATTTAATTCTGCTATTGCTATAAAATAGAGGTATTTTTTCTTTAGTCTCTCGTgtgaatttttcaatatttaattttcagaaatggactttataaaataaaaagaaataataaaggaTCTATAGAAAATACTTTCATAGAGATTCTTCGGTATTTAAATtagatctaaattttttaactaaaattttaatgataagagatgtaaaaagaaaataatggagaaaagaaaagagagaagaaatgaaagaagaaatgaaagaaaaagaagagaggaAAATTCTCCTCTCTAGGTCTATTGGAGCCCTTTTAAATGAGAGAAacttttttgttttattaaatattttttatgaaaaaagtgTTAATATTTGTTTGACATATTTTGAAATGGATCcattttgtaattaaaataatattataattttaatatattatcattgtatttatatatatatatatatataaataacttTACGACAATAATGTACTTAAAAGGTGGTGAGCCCAATATGATTAAAGCTGAACAAAGACATGTAATGCTATTCTATTTCTGTACTATTTTCACTTTACATTCTAGGGGTACAAGGTATATTTCACAATAGGTCCGATATCGAATTAGCTTTTCAAGTTTTtgcttattattttaaatatattttataaaaatatttattattatttaataaaaatataatgtataaaattttattaaatgtcaCAATTATATGACTTTTTTCAAGTTTAACTTCCCTCTACTTCTAATCCAACGTTTTTCCCTAAATATTTATGTTGTAAGCACATctttacatataaatttattaatatattttatttttaaattaaaattaagatattattttttaaatataaattattttttgaaaacaaATGAAATTTAAGTGTTAGAGAGTTTCTATCAAGCCCAtgcatgaaaaaattatttgagcAGCACATCTTGCTCATTATTCCTCTCCATTTGCAGTGACTTGTGTTACTGGAATGGcatctttaataaaaaaagtacCCACGAATGACTAATTTACTATGTTTGAtataatacccgactagatttcggtatcggaattcttgccttccggcggaatctccattggaatcgggaattctgaagatgccagaggcttctagaggggtaaaatgtgtgtctaaaatgttttcgcatgattttatggttttaatgcaaaaggaatttagttttgaaaataaaataccaAGGGGGCAtgtgtcaggttcggccgccgaaagttaggttcggccgccgaacatgggaatgtttcgggagcgcttttggcctccgaaagctttgtttgaacgagccaaggttcg
This region of Manihot esculenta cultivar AM560-2 chromosome 10, M.esculenta_v8, whole genome shotgun sequence genomic DNA includes:
- the LOC110625198 gene encoding cytochrome P450 714C2 is translated as MIFVCLAMEVEFDSKMLLSFVFIVFFGVVIRLYNVLVLKPKRLRSILKKQGINGPAPTFLLGNITDIKKAQSSVVKATSANDSPLLHNCAALIFPFFELWRKEYGKVFVFSLGNTQILNLNQPDVVKEITTCVSLDLGKPSYQQKDRGPLLGQGILTSNGAFWSHQRKILAPELYMEKVKGMVNLITESTLILINSWKRVIEKDGGVADIKIDEGMRSFSADVISRACFGSNYSRGEKIFLKLRHLQEAMSKKSLATGIPGMRYLPTKSNREAWALEKEIRNLILEVVKERQEGTYEKDLLQMILEGAKNSNLSREAMDRFMVDNSKNIYLAGYETTAVSATWCLMLLASNPEWQDRVRAEVLEICGGGMPDSDMVRKMKLLNMVIHEALRLYPPVPVISREAFKDMKFGNIKVPREVNIWTMVLPLHTDPEIWGSDSYKFNPERFANGISGACKYPFLYMPFGVGPRVCLGQNLAMVELKIVIGLVLSNFCFSISPKYIHSPTLRLVIEPQHGVNLLIKKLNE